The following coding sequences are from one Cystobacter fuscus DSM 2262 window:
- a CDS encoding sulfotransferase family protein, with product MRKPNFFIVGAPRCATTSVYTYLKQHPDIFLSLLKEPLFFGSDLTPHPLAISDEAAYLRLFAGAGEARVIGEGSVFYWMSKRAAGEIHAWSPEARILIMLRDPLEMMQSLHALFLRTGNEELEDFARALEAEAARAQGQRLPARVYFPEGLQYRALARFSEAVERFLRVFGERRVHVLLFEELMSDPTRAMRGLLDFLGVDPDVTLEFDPIRAAQRIRPLVLRQMRAASPEVLEKLERKTAKHLHHGPRGAPLAPELEARLREELRPDGERLEALLGRPLSSWYRPRAA from the coding sequence ATGCGCAAGCCGAACTTCTTCATCGTCGGGGCGCCCCGGTGCGCGACCACCTCCGTGTACACGTACCTCAAGCAGCACCCGGACATCTTCCTGTCGCTGCTCAAGGAGCCCCTCTTCTTCGGCTCGGATCTCACGCCCCATCCGCTCGCCATCTCCGACGAGGCCGCCTACCTGCGGCTCTTCGCCGGAGCGGGCGAGGCCCGGGTCATCGGTGAGGGCTCCGTCTTCTATTGGATGTCGAAGCGGGCCGCCGGGGAGATCCACGCCTGGTCGCCCGAGGCGCGCATCCTCATCATGCTGAGAGATCCCCTGGAGATGATGCAGTCGCTGCACGCGCTCTTCCTGCGCACGGGCAACGAGGAGCTGGAGGACTTCGCACGAGCCCTGGAGGCGGAAGCGGCACGGGCCCAGGGCCAGCGGCTCCCCGCCCGGGTGTACTTCCCCGAGGGCTTGCAGTACCGCGCCCTGGCCCGCTTCTCCGAGGCCGTGGAGCGCTTCCTGCGCGTCTTCGGCGAGCGGCGCGTCCACGTCCTCCTCTTCGAGGAGTTGATGAGCGATCCGACGCGGGCGATGCGCGGGCTGCTCGACTTCCTGGGAGTGGATCCGGACGTCACCCTGGAGTTCGATCCCATACGAGCCGCGCAACGTATCCGGCCCCTGGTGCTGAGGCAGATGCGCGCGGCCTCGCCCGAGGTCCTCGAGAAGCTCGAGCGCAAGACGGCGAAGCACCTCCACCACGGCCCTCGTGGCGCTCCGCTCGCGCCGGAACTCGAGGCCCGGCTGCGGGAAGAACTCCGGCCCGATGGGGAACGGCTGGAAGCACTCCTCGGCCGTCCGCTGTCCTCCTGGTACCGGCCCCGGGCGGCGTGA
- a CDS encoding SDR family oxidoreductase — MERRVALVTGANRGIGLEACRQLARLGLQVILTARREDKGKEAVSTLAEEGLHVGFQPLDVDSAPDRVRIADFITREFGRLDVLINNAGVSLDGNTPALEVSLDEVVRPTLETNFYGAMHLTQLFVPLMRQNHYGRIVNVSSGLGSFSKMTAGRLAYRLSKVAMNAMTRVFADELQDTNILVNAMTPGWVRTHMGGMHADRSVEEGADTITWLATLPDNGPRGGFFKDRQDFPW; from the coding sequence GTGGAACGACGAGTGGCGCTGGTCACGGGCGCGAACCGTGGCATTGGATTGGAAGCCTGCCGTCAACTCGCGAGGCTCGGCCTCCAGGTCATCTTGACGGCGCGCCGGGAGGACAAGGGCAAGGAGGCCGTCTCCACCCTGGCGGAGGAGGGACTGCACGTGGGCTTTCAACCGCTCGACGTGGACTCCGCACCGGACCGTGTGCGCATCGCCGATTTCATCACCCGGGAGTTCGGACGGCTGGACGTGCTCATCAACAACGCGGGCGTCTCCCTGGACGGCAACACGCCCGCTCTCGAGGTGAGCCTCGACGAGGTCGTCCGGCCCACCCTGGAGACCAACTTCTACGGCGCCATGCACCTCACGCAGCTCTTCGTGCCGCTCATGCGGCAGAACCACTACGGCCGCATCGTCAACGTGTCCAGCGGCCTGGGCTCCTTCTCGAAGATGACCGCGGGCCGGCTCGCCTACCGTCTGTCCAAGGTGGCCATGAACGCGATGACCCGCGTCTTCGCCGACGAGCTCCAGGACACCAACATCCTCGTCAACGCCATGACCCCGGGCTGGGTGCGCACCCACATGGGGGGCATGCACGCGGATCGCTCCGTCGAGGAGGGCGCGGACACCATCACCTGGCTCGCCACGCTTCCGGACAACGGGCCCCGGGGGGGCTTCTTCAAGGACCGGCAGGACTTCCCCTGGTAG
- a CDS encoding coproporphyrinogen-III oxidase family protein — translation MSTGERPAPDELTRRGFVTHYPPYRYWRPEGLRGLLDPRPLNVYVHLPYCIQRCAYCHYKTTTLAEHRKAEIDAYVSALCREIALVSRRFHLEERPTTSVYFGGGTPTLLSRENLSRLMESLREHLTLEEPEITLEAEPVTLTPSKAEHLQALGVNRISLGIQSFRDDILRRTGRHDTEQHAFTAIALAKATGAIVNVDLMSGLAGETDGTWAYTIERALEADVHSLTVYKTELHANTDYYADIKRHTLTLPTDDEELRFITHALEQFERHDYQPVNFFTFTRGGAFRQRHISSRWLGTDTYGFGVSAFGSLDAHVMQNTSDLPRYLQTLEAGELPLTRGYRLSARELMTREVVLGMKLIHLDLAAFQQRHGFDLARWCAPAVEELEKNGFVTIQEHTLSLTRKGIVWGDYVGRRLAACIESLA, via the coding sequence ATGAGCACCGGGGAGAGACCCGCGCCAGACGAGCTGACACGCCGGGGATTCGTCACCCACTATCCGCCCTACCGCTACTGGCGCCCGGAGGGCCTCCGGGGGCTGCTGGACCCCCGGCCCCTCAACGTCTACGTGCATTTGCCCTACTGCATCCAGCGTTGCGCGTACTGCCACTACAAGACCACCACGCTGGCGGAGCACCGCAAGGCGGAGATCGACGCGTACGTGAGCGCGCTGTGCCGGGAGATCGCCCTGGTCTCCCGGCGCTTCCACCTCGAGGAGCGGCCCACGACCAGCGTGTACTTCGGTGGCGGCACGCCCACGCTGCTGTCCCGGGAGAACCTGAGCCGGTTGATGGAGAGCCTCCGCGAACACCTGACGCTGGAGGAGCCGGAGATCACCCTCGAGGCCGAGCCGGTGACGCTCACCCCGTCCAAGGCGGAGCACCTCCAGGCGCTCGGCGTCAACCGCATCAGCCTGGGCATCCAGTCCTTCCGCGACGACATCCTCCGACGCACGGGGCGCCACGACACGGAGCAGCACGCCTTCACGGCCATCGCGCTCGCCAAGGCCACCGGCGCCATCGTCAACGTGGACCTGATGAGCGGCCTCGCGGGGGAGACCGATGGGACGTGGGCCTACACCATCGAGCGCGCGCTCGAAGCCGACGTGCACTCCCTGACCGTCTACAAGACCGAGCTCCACGCCAACACCGACTATTACGCCGACATCAAGCGCCACACGCTCACCCTGCCCACGGACGACGAGGAGCTGCGCTTCATCACCCACGCCCTGGAACAGTTCGAGCGGCATGACTACCAGCCGGTGAACTTCTTCACCTTCACGCGGGGCGGCGCCTTCCGGCAGCGGCACATCAGCTCGCGGTGGCTCGGCACGGACACCTACGGCTTCGGCGTGTCGGCCTTCGGCTCGCTCGACGCCCACGTGATGCAGAACACGAGCGACCTGCCCCGCTACCTCCAGACGTTGGAAGCCGGAGAGCTGCCCCTCACCCGGGGCTACCGGCTCTCGGCGCGCGAGCTGATGACACGCGAGGTGGTGCTGGGCATGAAGCTCATCCACCTGGACCTGGCCGCCTTCCAGCAACGCCATGGCTTCGATCTGGCGCGCTGGTGTGCCCCCGCCGTGGAGGAGCTGGAGAAGAACGGCTTCGTGACGATCCAGGAGCACACGCTGTCACTCACCCGGAAGGGGATTGTCTGGGGCGACTACGTGGGGCGCAGACTCGCCGCCTGCATCGAGTCCCTGGCCTGA
- a CDS encoding sulfotransferase family 2 domain-containing protein, translating into MIITDDLVYIHPPKTGGTFVTHVLERLYLGSPERPGLGGTFLNTHKHGTCGDIPAAHLGKPLLTTVRNPYDRYVSQYHFGWWKRHPDAYCGADAMKALHPHYPELSFDEFVRMANTLFLNCHQGRETGFRNDRLADPFRPGWHTEQFIRFYCHEPRAVFASLDEEALESRRYRQSLFPLHFLRSERLNHQLHDFLLGIGMPRERIAFILDEPKVFPEGGSRDEASRWQDHYTSELKRFVRSRERLLFEMFPEYDV; encoded by the coding sequence ATGATCATCACCGACGATCTCGTCTACATCCACCCGCCCAAGACCGGGGGCACCTTCGTCACCCACGTGCTGGAACGGCTCTACCTGGGCTCGCCGGAACGTCCCGGCCTGGGGGGAACCTTCCTCAACACCCACAAGCACGGCACGTGCGGCGACATCCCCGCGGCCCACCTCGGCAAGCCCCTGCTCACCACGGTCCGCAACCCCTATGACCGCTACGTGTCGCAGTACCACTTCGGCTGGTGGAAGCGGCACCCGGACGCCTACTGCGGCGCCGACGCCATGAAGGCGCTCCATCCCCACTACCCCGAGCTGTCCTTCGACGAGTTCGTCCGGATGGCCAACACCCTCTTCCTCAACTGCCACCAGGGCCGGGAGACGGGTTTTCGCAATGACCGTCTCGCCGATCCCTTCCGGCCCGGCTGGCATACCGAACAGTTCATCCGCTTCTACTGTCATGAACCACGCGCGGTCTTCGCCTCTTTGGACGAGGAGGCGCTGGAGAGCCGCCGCTATCGACAATCCCTCTTTCCCTTGCACTTCCTGCGCTCCGAGCGCCTCAACCATCAACTCCATGACTTCCTGCTCGGCATCGGGATGCCACGCGAGCGAATCGCGTTCATCCTGGATGAGCCCAAGGTGTTCCCCGAAGGGGGAAGCCGGGACGAGGCTTCGCGCTGGCAGGACCACTACACCTCCGAGCTGAAACGTTTCGTGCGGTCCCGTGAGCGGCTGCTCTTCGAGATGTTCCCTGAATACGATGTTTGA
- a CDS encoding Hsp70 family protein: MSRYAIGIDLGTTHSAVSYLNLEGGQARGPAQSMLPIPQLTAPGTVEARTLLPSFLYLPGAQEFPPGSLALPWNPNAPALVGEFARAHGAKVPTRLVSSAKSWLSHPGVDRRGALLPWQAPEEVQRVSPVEAATRYLRHLREAWDHTFARSREEAGNAMAAQDVILTVPASFDAAARDLTLEAARAAGLENVLLLEEPQAALYAWLEAQGESFRKNMKVGEVILVVDVGGGTTDFSLITVRDRAGEVELTRVAVGDHILLGGDNMDLALAHTLQQRLTAEGKKLDAWQFNALTHGCRMAKESLYGNSAFTHAPIAIASRGSSLLGGTIRTELTREELDRVLTEGFFPPSPVTELPRVARRTGLAQMALPYAQDAAVTRHLAAFLTRQAQALANSPDSPVNVGGKAFIHPTAVLFNGGVFKAGPLKARVMEVLNAWLAADGGSPARELEGADLDLAVARGAAYYGWVREGHGLRIRGGTARAYYVGVETAMPAVPGMEPPVKALCVAPFGMEEGTQADVPPQEFGLVTGEPTSFRFFASSVRRDDKVGAFVDDVEGNGEFEELAPVETTLPGTPAPFGDLTPVNLQAAVTEVGTLELRCLEKNGPGRWKLELNVRMKE, encoded by the coding sequence ATGTCCCGCTACGCGATTGGAATCGATCTCGGCACCACGCACTCCGCGGTCTCCTACCTCAACCTCGAGGGCGGCCAGGCCCGGGGTCCCGCGCAGTCCATGCTGCCCATCCCCCAGCTCACCGCCCCGGGGACCGTGGAGGCGCGCACGCTCCTGCCCTCCTTCCTCTACCTGCCCGGCGCCCAGGAGTTCCCCCCAGGCAGCCTCGCGCTGCCGTGGAACCCGAATGCCCCCGCGCTCGTGGGTGAGTTCGCCCGCGCCCATGGCGCCAAGGTGCCCACGCGCCTGGTCTCCTCGGCCAAGAGCTGGCTGAGCCACCCCGGCGTGGACCGGCGCGGCGCGCTCCTGCCCTGGCAGGCCCCCGAGGAGGTGCAGCGCGTCTCCCCGGTGGAGGCCGCCACGCGCTACCTGCGCCACCTGCGCGAGGCGTGGGACCACACCTTCGCCCGCTCGCGCGAGGAAGCGGGCAACGCCATGGCCGCCCAGGACGTCATCCTCACCGTGCCGGCCTCGTTCGACGCCGCCGCGCGCGACCTGACGCTCGAGGCCGCCCGGGCCGCGGGGCTGGAGAACGTCCTGCTCCTGGAGGAGCCCCAGGCGGCGCTCTACGCGTGGCTCGAGGCCCAGGGCGAGTCCTTCCGCAAGAACATGAAGGTGGGCGAGGTCATCCTCGTGGTGGACGTGGGCGGTGGCACCACGGACTTCTCGCTCATCACCGTGCGCGACCGCGCGGGCGAGGTGGAGCTCACGCGCGTGGCCGTGGGCGACCACATCCTCCTGGGCGGCGACAACATGGACCTGGCGCTCGCGCACACGCTCCAGCAGCGCCTCACCGCCGAGGGCAAGAAGCTGGACGCCTGGCAGTTCAACGCCCTCACCCATGGCTGCCGCATGGCCAAGGAGTCGCTCTACGGCAACTCGGCCTTCACCCATGCGCCCATCGCCATCGCCAGCCGCGGCTCCTCGCTCCTGGGCGGCACCATCCGCACGGAGCTGACCCGGGAGGAGCTGGATCGCGTCCTCACCGAGGGCTTCTTCCCACCTTCCCCCGTCACCGAGCTGCCCCGGGTGGCCCGGCGCACCGGCCTCGCGCAGATGGCCCTGCCCTACGCGCAGGACGCGGCGGTGACGCGCCACCTCGCCGCCTTCCTCACCCGGCAGGCCCAGGCGCTCGCCAACTCCCCGGACTCGCCCGTCAACGTGGGCGGCAAGGCCTTCATCCACCCCACCGCCGTGCTCTTCAACGGAGGCGTCTTCAAGGCCGGCCCCCTCAAGGCCCGGGTCATGGAGGTGCTCAACGCGTGGCTCGCCGCCGACGGGGGCTCGCCCGCCCGGGAGCTCGAGGGCGCGGACCTGGACCTCGCCGTGGCCCGGGGCGCCGCCTACTACGGCTGGGTGCGCGAGGGCCATGGCCTGCGCATCCGCGGCGGCACCGCGCGCGCCTACTACGTGGGCGTGGAGACGGCCATGCCCGCCGTGCCCGGCATGGAGCCGCCCGTGAAGGCGCTGTGCGTGGCCCCCTTCGGCATGGAGGAAGGCACCCAGGCGGACGTGCCTCCCCAGGAGTTCGGCCTCGTCACCGGGGAGCCCACGAGCTTCCGCTTCTTCGCCTCGTCCGTGCGGCGCGACGACAAGGTGGGCGCCTTCGTGGACGACGTGGAGGGCAACGGCGAGTTCGAGGAGCTGGCCCCCGTGGAGACGACGCTCCCCGGCACGCCCGCGCCCTTCGGCGACCTGACGCCCGTCAACCTCCAGGCCGCCGTCACCGAGGTGGGCACGCTGGAGCTGCGCTGCCTGGAGAAGAACGGCCCCGGCCGCTGGAAACTGGAGCTCAACGTCCGCATGAAGGAATAG
- a CDS encoding GrpB family protein yields the protein MKPVDDARTIPGWMEGALQMRRLIRRLKERLGVEDIGGEPLEQLVLRYARLRPPEPRLSLRAYDPSWPQRFEQERTRLLQALTDEPVVDIQHVGSTAIPGLSGKNIIDLAVAVRTPLDAPRYGEVLGSLGYRFHGPSPIDPGFSWFWRLHEDGALVIHLCDARAVWFTNLLRSRDYLREHPSEREAYERLKHQLASEPGQSWLEYSVLKSHLLQQLTARANTWAEAREGSGA from the coding sequence ATGAAACCCGTGGACGACGCGAGGACCATCCCCGGATGGATGGAGGGAGCCCTTCAGATGCGGCGGCTCATCCGCCGGCTCAAGGAACGCCTGGGCGTGGAGGACATCGGAGGCGAGCCCCTCGAACAGCTCGTCCTGCGCTACGCGAGACTCCGGCCGCCCGAGCCACGCTTGAGCCTGCGCGCGTATGACCCCTCCTGGCCCCAGCGCTTCGAGCAAGAGCGGACGCGGCTCCTCCAGGCACTGACGGACGAGCCCGTGGTGGACATCCAGCATGTCGGCAGCACCGCCATCCCGGGCCTGTCGGGCAAGAACATCATCGACCTCGCGGTCGCGGTGAGGACTCCGCTCGATGCGCCCCGGTATGGAGAAGTCCTCGGCTCGCTCGGCTACCGCTTCCACGGCCCCAGCCCCATCGATCCCGGCTTCTCCTGGTTCTGGCGGCTGCACGAGGACGGGGCCCTCGTCATCCACCTGTGCGACGCCCGGGCCGTCTGGTTCACGAACCTACTGCGCTCGCGCGACTACCTGCGCGAACATCCCTCGGAGCGCGAGGCATACGAGCGCCTCAAGCACCAGCTCGCCTCCGAACCCGGACAGAGCTGGCTCGAATACAGCGTGCTCAAGAGCCACCTGCTCCAGCAGCTCACCGCCCGGGCCAACACCTGGGCCGAGGCGCGCGAGGGCTCGGGCGCTTGA
- a CDS encoding class I adenylate-forming enzyme family protein, whose protein sequence is MSSPESISIARVLREAITVGAVRGNALTDGRFRVPYAELEARLAQWEAFLAHSGVTRDRPVVLECTTSVPGLLTLLALLRGGTSFALLPPSARAETPPPRFCSLRLRVHGTSTVEPDGLPRPEHLLEISPIAGAHAPPAGEASAPERLFVRTSGSLGVPKLVVHTHEGLLGNALNCIERLRLREDDRICVPVPLAHMFGLGAAVLPALAVGANLDLLEGASLPRFLEREERTHPTVTFLTPHLCAMVLRRRTAPVHYRQAVIAGDRMTPELFASAQALFQHIINLYGCTELGAITAVDPEAGEEPRATSVGRALPDVRIQLRPLKDSDEGEGEPPGTAGELWCHHPFAFQGYLDEDGHPWRGEPFVEDGWYRTRDLCLLHEEGTLEVLGRTDLGVKRDGRLLMLTDIEGAVQRVCGVERAVAVLGSQGLRGRRLIVFCVPREGQSLEPARVRATCLDLLPGYALPDEVRLLSTLPLLPSGKVDRQALRALAMTPPSALQQGLRP, encoded by the coding sequence ATGTCCTCCCCTGAGTCCATCAGCATCGCTCGAGTGCTCCGTGAAGCGATCACCGTCGGAGCCGTCCGGGGGAACGCGTTGACCGATGGCCGCTTCCGCGTTCCGTACGCGGAACTCGAGGCACGGCTCGCACAATGGGAGGCCTTTCTCGCGCACTCGGGAGTGACCCGGGACAGGCCCGTGGTCCTGGAGTGCACCACCTCCGTGCCAGGACTGCTCACGCTCCTGGCCCTGTTGCGCGGCGGCACGAGCTTCGCCCTCCTCCCCCCGTCCGCGCGAGCGGAGACCCCCCCGCCCCGCTTCTGCTCCCTGCGGCTCCGGGTGCACGGCACCTCCACGGTGGAGCCCGACGGCCTCCCCCGGCCCGAGCACCTGCTGGAAATCTCACCCATCGCGGGCGCCCACGCGCCGCCCGCGGGTGAAGCCAGCGCGCCCGAGCGGCTCTTCGTGCGCACCTCGGGCAGCCTGGGCGTCCCCAAGCTCGTGGTCCATACCCACGAGGGTCTGCTCGGCAATGCGCTCAACTGCATCGAGCGGCTGCGTCTGCGGGAAGACGATCGCATCTGCGTGCCGGTCCCCCTGGCGCACATGTTCGGCCTGGGCGCGGCCGTGCTGCCCGCGCTCGCCGTGGGGGCGAACCTCGATCTGCTGGAGGGCGCCAGCCTGCCCCGCTTCCTCGAGCGGGAGGAGCGCACGCACCCGACGGTGACGTTCCTCACCCCCCACCTGTGCGCCATGGTGCTGCGGCGACGCACCGCGCCCGTCCACTACCGCCAGGCCGTCATCGCCGGAGACCGGATGACGCCGGAGCTGTTCGCCTCCGCCCAGGCCCTCTTCCAGCACATCATCAATCTCTATGGCTGCACCGAGCTGGGCGCCATCACCGCCGTCGACCCGGAAGCCGGCGAGGAACCGCGGGCCACCTCCGTGGGCCGGGCCCTACCAGACGTGCGAATCCAGCTCCGCCCCCTGAAGGACTCGGATGAGGGCGAGGGAGAGCCACCGGGCACCGCCGGCGAGCTCTGGTGCCACCACCCCTTCGCCTTCCAGGGCTATCTCGACGAGGACGGCCACCCCTGGCGCGGCGAGCCCTTCGTCGAGGACGGCTGGTACCGCACCCGGGATCTCTGCCTCCTCCACGAGGAGGGAACGCTCGAGGTGCTGGGCCGGACGGATCTCGGCGTCAAACGGGATGGACGCCTCCTCATGCTCACCGACATCGAGGGCGCCGTGCAGCGGGTGTGCGGCGTGGAACGGGCCGTCGCGGTCCTCGGGTCGCAGGGCCTCCGGGGCCGGCGCCTCATCGTCTTCTGCGTTCCCCGCGAGGGACAGTCCCTCGAGCCCGCGCGGGTGCGCGCCACCTGCCTCGACCTGCTGCCCGGCTACGCGCTCCCGGATGAAGTCCGGCTCCTCTCCACCCTGCCCCTGCTGCCCAGCGGCAAGGTGGATCGTCAGGCCCTGCGCGCGCTGGCCATGACGCCCCCTTCCGCGCTTCAACAAGGACTCCGCCCATGA
- a CDS encoding phosphopantetheine-binding protein gives MSTRASLPPREKPHSSTTTATVAALLPIIDQLKKMIARELDVRIDESRIDATVSLHEDGLALDSMVLFEFMNLIEKRYGFEFADQDIRPEVFANLTVLAAHIHGQLLRAGKSLTP, from the coding sequence ATGAGCACGCGCGCATCGCTCCCTCCCCGCGAGAAGCCCCACTCCTCCACCACCACCGCCACCGTGGCGGCGCTCCTCCCGATCATCGATCAGCTCAAGAAGATGATCGCCCGGGAGCTGGACGTCCGCATCGACGAGTCGCGAATCGACGCGACGGTGTCCCTCCACGAGGACGGACTGGCGCTCGACTCGATGGTCCTCTTCGAGTTCATGAACCTCATCGAGAAGCGCTACGGCTTCGAGTTCGCCGATCAGGACATCCGCCCGGAGGTCTTCGCCAACCTCACCGTGCTGGCCGCGCACATCCACGGCCAGCTCCTGCGGGCCGGCAAGAGCCTTACCCCCTGA
- a CDS encoding Hsp70 family protein, whose protein sequence is MHIVGIDLGTTHCAVASVDPTKGPTAPVEDFPVPQLVRQGEVSARPLLPSCVYVPAGHELAEGALRLPWGDSGAQVVGEFARWQGARVPGRVVTSAKSWLCHPGVDRSAPILPWGAPADVAKLSPVEASALLLSHIAQAWNHAHPDKPLAQQEVVITVPASFDEAARALTVSAARRAGLEKFTLLEEPQAAFYDYTARHRKDLAKSLEEVRLVLVVDVGGGTTDFTLVHAGVSPEGPMLRRLAVGEHLMLGGDNMDAALARRLEEKLFPDGNRRLSATQWTQALQAARTAKESLLGTAPPERHGVSLVAGGSKLLGGSLSTDLTREEAEALVLEGFFPTVGAQERPRRAARMALQELGLPYAQDAAITRHLAAFLAQHAAAGFTALGESAPTEGALPRPDAILLNGGVFNSPRLAERLVEAVSAWWPDTPRIRLLRHESLELAVARGAAYYGLVRRGHGLRIGGGAARAYYVALQRPADSSEQPVLCLIPRGFEEGQHTDIGERSFSLTLGQPVQFTLYSTTSDRIDKPGDVVPLTEELKDELKPLPPIHTVLKGAAGKAALVPVHLRSGLTEIGTLELFAVSNVADERWRLEFELRGTGGERELTVTESMPARFAEAKDNVDRLYGNKPLPIGPKDIKQLSRTLEKVLGPRDTWRVPVLRELWSSLFAGASKRRRTADHERVFYSLTGYTLRPGFGYPLDHWRAEQTFSLFEPLVQHHTEKSVWVEFWVMWRRIAGGLSEAQQRKLYDYLKPHLARKIPLDAPATPGKAKGIQPEGLDEMVRTAASLEHLEPTDKAELGGWMAARLKAENKGGGPWPWALGRLGARVPLYGSGHKVVTVEVAEAWLSLLLELGLSRIDGAPFAAAQLARFTGDRMRDISPDLRAKTAEALRAAKASDTWVRMVTEVVALEAADEARALGDTLPAGLRL, encoded by the coding sequence ATGCACATCGTCGGCATCGACCTCGGAACCACCCATTGCGCCGTCGCCTCGGTGGACCCTACGAAGGGCCCCACCGCTCCCGTGGAGGACTTCCCCGTCCCCCAACTGGTGCGTCAGGGCGAGGTGAGCGCCCGGCCCCTGCTGCCCTCCTGTGTCTACGTACCCGCCGGACACGAGCTCGCCGAGGGCGCGCTGCGGCTGCCCTGGGGCGACAGCGGCGCCCAGGTGGTGGGTGAGTTCGCCCGCTGGCAGGGCGCCCGGGTGCCGGGCCGGGTCGTCACCTCCGCCAAGAGCTGGCTGTGTCACCCGGGCGTGGATCGCTCGGCGCCCATCCTCCCCTGGGGCGCTCCGGCCGACGTGGCCAAGCTGTCCCCCGTGGAGGCCAGCGCCCTGCTGCTCTCCCACATCGCCCAGGCGTGGAACCACGCCCACCCGGACAAGCCCCTCGCCCAGCAGGAGGTGGTCATCACCGTGCCCGCCTCCTTCGACGAGGCCGCGCGCGCCCTCACCGTGAGCGCCGCGCGCCGGGCGGGCCTGGAGAAGTTCACCCTCCTCGAGGAGCCCCAGGCGGCCTTCTACGACTACACCGCGCGCCACCGGAAGGACCTGGCGAAGTCCCTCGAGGAGGTGCGGCTGGTGCTCGTGGTGGACGTGGGCGGCGGCACCACCGACTTCACCCTCGTGCACGCGGGCGTGTCCCCCGAGGGCCCCATGCTGCGGCGGCTCGCGGTGGGCGAGCACCTCATGCTCGGGGGCGACAACATGGACGCCGCGCTCGCCCGCCGGCTGGAGGAGAAGCTCTTCCCCGACGGCAACCGGCGCCTGTCCGCCACCCAGTGGACCCAGGCACTCCAGGCCGCGCGCACCGCCAAGGAGTCCCTGCTCGGCACCGCTCCCCCCGAGCGCCATGGCGTGTCCCTCGTCGCCGGGGGCAGCAAGCTGCTCGGCGGCTCGCTGTCCACGGACCTCACGCGCGAGGAGGCCGAGGCGCTCGTGCTGGAGGGCTTCTTCCCCACGGTGGGCGCCCAGGAGCGGCCCCGGCGCGCCGCGCGCATGGCGCTCCAGGAATTGGGCCTGCCCTACGCCCAGGACGCCGCCATCACCCGGCACCTGGCGGCCTTCCTCGCGCAGCACGCCGCCGCGGGCTTCACCGCCCTGGGGGAGTCCGCCCCCACCGAAGGCGCCCTGCCCCGCCCGGATGCCATCCTCCTCAACGGCGGTGTCTTCAACTCGCCGCGACTGGCCGAGCGGCTCGTGGAGGCGGTGAGCGCCTGGTGGCCCGACACGCCGCGCATCCGACTGTTGCGACACGAGTCGCTGGAGCTGGCCGTGGCCCGGGGCGCGGCGTACTACGGCCTCGTGCGGCGCGGGCACGGCCTGCGCATCGGCGGTGGCGCGGCGCGCGCGTACTACGTGGCCCTGCAGCGCCCGGCGGACAGCTCGGAGCAGCCGGTGCTCTGCCTCATCCCCCGCGGCTTCGAGGAGGGCCAGCACACCGACATCGGCGAGCGCTCCTTCTCGCTCACGCTCGGCCAGCCGGTGCAGTTCACCCTCTACTCCACCACGAGCGATCGCATCGACAAGCCGGGCGACGTGGTGCCGCTCACCGAAGAGCTCAAGGACGAACTCAAGCCCCTGCCCCCCATCCACACGGTGCTCAAGGGCGCCGCGGGTAAGGCGGCCCTGGTGCCCGTGCACCTGCGCTCGGGGCTCACGGAGATCGGCACGCTGGAGCTGTTCGCCGTGTCCAACGTGGCCGACGAGCGCTGGCGCCTGGAGTTCGAGCTGCGGGGCACCGGGGGCGAGCGCGAGCTCACCGTCACCGAGTCCATGCCGGCGCGCTTCGCCGAGGCCAAGGACAACGTCGACCGGCTCTACGGCAACAAGCCGCTGCCCATCGGGCCCAAGGACATCAAGCAGCTGTCGCGCACGCTGGAGAAGGTGCTCGGCCCCCGGGACACCTGGCGCGTGCCCGTGCTGCGCGAGCTGTGGAGCTCGCTCTTCGCCGGCGCCTCCAAACGCCGCCGCACCGCGGACCACGAGCGCGTCTTCTACAGCCTCACCGGCTACACGCTGCGCCCGGGCTTCGGCTACCCCCTGGACCACTGGCGCGCCGAGCAGACGTTCTCCCTGTTCGAGCCGCTCGTGCAGCACCACACCGAGAAGTCCGTCTGGGTGGAGTTCTGGGTGATGTGGCGGCGCATCGCCGGCGGACTCAGCGAGGCGCAGCAGCGCAAGCTGTACGACTACCTCAAGCCGCACCTGGCCCGGAAGATCCCCCTGGACGCCCCCGCGACTCCCGGCAAGGCCAAGGGCATTCAACCCGAGGGCCTGGACGAGATGGTGCGCACCGCGGCGTCGCTCGAGCACCTGGAGCCCACGGACAAGGCGGAGCTGGGCGGGTGGATGGCGGCGCGGCTGAAGGCGGAGAACAAGGGCGGCGGACCCTGGCCCTGGGCACTCGGCCGGCTGGGCGCGCGCGTGCCGCTCTACGGCAGCGGCCACAAGGTGGTGACGGTGGAGGTGGCCGAGGCCTGGCTGTCCCTGCTGCTGGAGCTGGGCCTGTCGCGCATCGACGGCGCCCCGTTCGCCGCGGCCCAGCTCGCGCGCTTCACCGGAGACCGCATGCGCGACATCTCCCCCGACCTGCGGGCGAAAACCGCCGAGGCCCTGCGCGCGGCCAAGGCCTCCGACACCTGGGTGCGCATGGTGACCGAGGTGGTGGCCCTGGAGGCCGCCGACGAGGCCCGCGCCCTGGGCGATACCCTGCCCGCCGGTCTGCGCCTGTAG